In one Aeromicrobium erythreum genomic region, the following are encoded:
- a CDS encoding 1-acyl-sn-glycerol-3-phosphate acyltransferase: MRQRLARFVIRRMGYTMVGETPSRGILVGAPHTSNWDFVTMLLVMWHDGAHPRVLVKKELFKGPLGWVLRALGGVPLDRRDAGGVVGELAAEARDGEDFRLVIAAEGTRSRGEYWKSGFHRLSRETGLPITLAFFDPPTRTMGYGPTFVASDDVAADMDVVRAFYADKLGIKPANATVPRLREE, translated from the coding sequence ATGCGCCAACGTCTCGCTCGGTTCGTCATCCGCCGCATGGGCTACACGATGGTCGGGGAGACGCCGTCGCGCGGGATCCTCGTCGGGGCGCCCCACACGTCGAACTGGGACTTCGTGACGATGCTGCTCGTCATGTGGCACGACGGGGCGCACCCGCGCGTGCTGGTGAAGAAGGAGCTGTTCAAGGGGCCGCTCGGGTGGGTCCTGCGGGCGCTCGGCGGTGTGCCGTTGGACCGTCGGGACGCGGGCGGGGTGGTCGGCGAGCTGGCTGCGGAGGCCCGGGACGGCGAGGACTTCCGCCTCGTCATCGCCGCGGAGGGCACGCGCTCGCGCGGGGAGTACTGGAAGTCGGGCTTCCACCGGCTGTCGCGCGAGACGGGGCTCCCGATCACGCTGGCCTTCTTCGACCCGCCGACCCGCACGATGGGCTACGGCCCGACGTTCGTCGCCTCCGACGACGTCGCCGCCGACATGGACGTCGTGCGGGCCTTCTACGCCGACAAGCTCGGCATCAAGCCCGCCAACGCCACCGTCCCGCGTCTGCGCGAGGAGTAG
- the leuS gene encoding leucine--tRNA ligase, which yields MSTADRADTTDRPDTHRYTAGLAAEIEARWQERWEREGTFEAPNPTGELAGDGELPTSTYYLMDMFPYPSGAGLHVGHPLGYIGTDVVGRHQRMLGKNVLHTLGYDAFGLPAELHAIQTGEHPRANTLANIANMRRQLRRLGLGHDQRRSFATIDPDFVRWTQWVFLQIFDAWYDEEAGRARPIAELREKLGTDDPAVIDPHRLAYVSESPVNWCPALGTVLSNEEVTAEGRSERGNFPVFQRNLRQWQMRITAYADRLLDDLETVDWPEPVKLMQRNWIGRSHGAEVEFDVPAVENAAIRVFTTRPDTLFGATYMVLAPEHELVDAIVTDTWPEGTDERWTGGAASPTEAVAAYRHAASRKTDVERQESKEKTGVFTGAYAVNPVNGEQVPVFVADYVLVGYGTGAIMAVPAHDERDFAFATAFGLPTPRVVTGGDELPWTGEGVATASSNDEVSLDGLSVAEAKARIIAWLEEKGLGTGTTTYRLRDWLFSRQRYWGEPFPIVFDDEGHPHAVPDHLLPVELPDVPDYSPRTFEPDDVTSEPEPPLGRAHDWLEVELDLGDGPRRYRRDTNTMPNWAGSSWYQLRYLDPHNADALVDPANEAYWMGPTDAKTTGGVDLYVGGVEHAVLHLLYARFWHKVLFDLGHVSSAEPFHRLVNQGYIQAYAFTDARGTYVPADEVQEHVADDGSTTYTYDGAPVTREYGKMGKSLKNVVTPDEMYDEYGADTFRVYEMSMGPLDQSRPWETRAVVGAQRFLQRVWRLVVDEETGETRADGGEPDRATLQVLHRTIDGVAADLDGLRFNTAIAKLIELTNHCTKATVTSREVLEPLVLMLAPFAPHVAEELWSRLGHDASLAHASFPQADPSLLVADTVTCVVQVQGKVRAKLDVAPDVSEQELTSLALAEENVQRAIDGREVRKTIVRAPKLVNIVV from the coding sequence GTGAGCACCGCCGACCGCGCCGACACGACCGACCGTCCCGACACCCACCGCTACACCGCCGGCCTCGCCGCCGAGATCGAGGCGCGCTGGCAGGAGCGCTGGGAGCGCGAGGGCACCTTCGAGGCCCCGAACCCGACCGGTGAGCTCGCGGGCGACGGCGAGCTGCCGACGTCGACGTACTACCTGATGGACATGTTCCCCTACCCGTCGGGCGCGGGGCTGCACGTCGGCCACCCGCTGGGCTACATCGGCACCGACGTGGTCGGGCGTCACCAGCGGATGCTCGGCAAGAACGTGCTGCACACCCTCGGCTACGACGCCTTCGGGCTTCCGGCCGAGCTGCACGCCATCCAGACCGGTGAGCACCCGCGCGCCAACACCCTGGCAAACATCGCGAACATGCGCCGACAGCTGCGCCGCCTCGGCCTCGGCCACGACCAGCGCCGCTCGTTCGCGACCATCGACCCCGACTTCGTGCGTTGGACGCAGTGGGTCTTCCTGCAGATCTTCGACGCCTGGTACGACGAGGAGGCGGGCCGCGCCCGGCCCATCGCGGAGCTGCGCGAGAAGCTGGGCACCGACGACCCCGCGGTCATCGACCCGCACCGCCTGGCCTACGTCAGCGAGTCGCCGGTCAACTGGTGCCCCGCGCTCGGTACGGTGCTGTCCAACGAGGAGGTCACCGCCGAGGGCCGCAGCGAGCGCGGCAACTTCCCGGTGTTCCAGCGCAACCTGCGCCAGTGGCAGATGCGGATCACCGCGTACGCCGACCGCCTGCTCGACGACCTCGAGACCGTCGACTGGCCCGAGCCGGTCAAGCTGATGCAGCGCAACTGGATCGGCCGCTCCCACGGCGCGGAGGTCGAGTTCGACGTGCCGGCGGTCGAGAACGCCGCGATCCGCGTGTTCACGACCCGTCCCGACACGCTGTTCGGCGCCACGTACATGGTCCTGGCCCCCGAGCACGAGCTGGTCGACGCGATCGTCACCGACACGTGGCCCGAGGGCACCGACGAGCGCTGGACCGGGGGCGCCGCCTCGCCCACCGAGGCGGTCGCGGCCTACCGGCACGCGGCGTCGCGCAAGACCGACGTCGAGCGCCAGGAGAGCAAGGAGAAGACGGGCGTCTTCACGGGCGCCTACGCGGTGAACCCGGTGAACGGCGAGCAGGTGCCGGTGTTCGTCGCCGACTACGTGCTCGTCGGCTACGGCACCGGCGCGATCATGGCCGTGCCCGCGCACGACGAGCGCGACTTCGCCTTCGCCACGGCGTTCGGCCTGCCGACCCCCCGCGTCGTCACGGGCGGGGACGAGCTGCCGTGGACGGGGGAGGGCGTGGCCACCGCGTCGTCGAACGACGAGGTGAGCCTCGACGGCCTGTCGGTCGCGGAGGCGAAGGCGCGCATCATCGCGTGGCTGGAGGAGAAGGGCCTCGGCACGGGCACCACCACCTACCGGCTGCGCGACTGGCTGTTCTCGCGCCAGCGGTACTGGGGCGAGCCGTTCCCGATCGTCTTCGACGACGAGGGCCACCCGCACGCGGTGCCCGACCACCTGCTGCCCGTCGAGCTGCCCGACGTGCCCGACTACTCGCCCCGCACCTTCGAGCCCGACGACGTCACGAGCGAGCCGGAGCCGCCGCTGGGTCGCGCGCACGACTGGCTCGAGGTCGAGCTCGACCTGGGCGACGGCCCGCGTCGCTACCGTCGCGACACCAACACGATGCCGAACTGGGCCGGCTCCAGCTGGTACCAGCTGCGCTACCTCGACCCGCACAACGCCGACGCGCTCGTCGACCCGGCGAACGAGGCGTACTGGATGGGTCCCACGGACGCCAAGACGACCGGCGGCGTCGACCTGTACGTCGGCGGTGTCGAGCACGCGGTGCTGCACCTGCTGTACGCGCGCTTCTGGCACAAGGTGCTGTTCGACCTCGGCCACGTGAGCAGCGCCGAGCCGTTCCACCGGCTGGTCAACCAGGGCTACATCCAGGCGTACGCCTTCACCGACGCACGCGGCACGTACGTGCCCGCCGACGAGGTGCAGGAGCACGTCGCCGACGACGGCAGCACCACGTACACCTACGACGGCGCCCCGGTCACCCGCGAGTACGGGAAGATGGGCAAGAGCCTGAAGAACGTCGTCACCCCCGACGAGATGTACGACGAGTACGGCGCCGACACCTTCCGCGTGTACGAGATGAGCATGGGCCCGCTCGACCAGTCGCGGCCGTGGGAGACGCGCGCCGTCGTCGGCGCGCAGCGCTTCCTGCAGCGGGTCTGGCGTCTCGTCGTCGACGAGGAGACCGGCGAGACCCGTGCCGACGGCGGCGAGCCCGACCGTGCGACGCTGCAGGTCCTGCACCGCACGATCGACGGCGTCGCGGCCGACCTCGACGGCCTGCGGTTCAACACCGCGATCGCGAAGCTGATCGAGCTGACCAACCACTGCACGAAGGCCACGGTGACCAGCCGCGAGGTGCTCGAGCCGCTGGTGCTGATGCTGGCGCCGTTCGCCCCGCACGTGGCGGAGGAGCTGTGGTCGCGGCTCGGGCACGACGCCTCCCTCGCCCACGCGTCGTTCCCGCAGGCCGATCCGAGCCTGCTGGTGGCCGACACCGTCACGTGCGTCGTGCAGGTGCAGGGCAAGGTCCGCGCGAAGCTCGACGTCGCGCCCGACGTGTCCGAGCAGGAGCTGACGTCGCTCGCGCTGGCCGAGGAGAACGTGCAGCGGGCCATCGACGGTCGTGAGGTCCGCAAGACGATCGTGCGCGCCCCCAAGCTCGTCAACATCGTGGTCTGA